The proteins below come from a single Thermopolyspora flexuosa genomic window:
- the fdhF gene encoding formate dehydrogenase subunit alpha: MKRKRPERYERLTHPLIREDGVLRRATWEEALDKAAEGFRRNIERNGVDAFCMLACARSTNELNYVAQKFTRVVIGNNNVDSCNRTCHAPSVAGLSAVFGSGGGTSSYEEVEHADVIVMWGSSAREAHPIFFQHVLKGIRNGARMIAVDPRRTSTAQWADLWLGLNVGTDIPLANAVAREIIHAGLVNRTFVERATEGYEEFAAAVEPWTLEVAEQVTGVPAEAIRELAHAYATADRAQLVWTLGITEHHNATDNVRALINLALLTGHVGRYGSGLSPLRGQNNVQGGGDMGAIPNRLPGFQDILDPEVRAKFEAAWGVKIQPRYGHNLTQMLEAMGEGRITTAYVIGENPVQSEADTLHTIKRMSMLDHLVVQDIFLTKTAQMADVVLPAAAAWCESEGTFTNSERRVQRVRKALNPPGEARDDIEIICEIARRLGHDWRYESAEEVWNELRSLSPIHRGMTYERLERLQGIQWPCYSEDSLEPPFLHGRLWEEDPAKRGKPAPFAVLKHSPPVDTLTDEYPIRLTTGRRLDSYNTGVQSSGFDSPLRKGETIDLCPEDAERLGVREGEKVRITSRRASVIAPVRIDPGLRPGLAFMTFHFPDEVDTNSLTIEATCPVAGTAEYKAAAIRVEKLEPAQIG, from the coding sequence ATGAAGAGGAAACGACCCGAGCGCTACGAAAGACTCACCCATCCCCTGATCCGCGAGGACGGCGTGCTGCGCCGGGCCACGTGGGAGGAGGCGCTGGACAAGGCCGCCGAGGGCTTCCGGCGGAACATCGAGCGGAACGGCGTCGACGCCTTCTGCATGCTCGCCTGCGCCCGCTCCACCAACGAGCTCAACTACGTGGCGCAGAAGTTCACCCGCGTGGTGATCGGCAACAACAACGTCGACTCCTGCAACCGCACCTGTCACGCGCCCAGCGTGGCCGGCCTCTCGGCGGTGTTCGGCAGCGGCGGCGGCACCTCCTCCTACGAGGAGGTCGAGCACGCCGACGTGATCGTGATGTGGGGGTCGAGCGCCCGCGAGGCCCATCCGATCTTCTTCCAGCACGTGCTCAAGGGCATCCGCAACGGCGCCCGCATGATCGCCGTGGACCCGCGGCGCACGAGCACCGCCCAGTGGGCGGACCTGTGGCTGGGCCTCAACGTCGGCACCGACATCCCGCTCGCCAACGCGGTCGCCCGCGAGATCATCCACGCCGGGCTGGTCAACAGGACGTTCGTGGAGCGCGCCACCGAGGGCTACGAGGAGTTCGCCGCCGCGGTCGAGCCGTGGACGCTCGAGGTCGCCGAGCAGGTGACCGGGGTGCCCGCGGAGGCGATCCGCGAGCTCGCGCACGCGTACGCCACCGCCGACCGGGCGCAGCTCGTGTGGACCCTGGGCATCACCGAGCACCACAACGCCACCGACAACGTGCGCGCCCTGATCAACCTCGCGCTGCTCACCGGCCACGTCGGCCGGTACGGCTCCGGCCTGTCCCCGCTGCGCGGCCAGAACAACGTGCAGGGCGGCGGCGACATGGGCGCGATCCCGAACCGGCTGCCCGGCTTCCAGGACATCCTCGACCCGGAGGTCCGCGCCAAGTTCGAGGCCGCCTGGGGCGTCAAGATCCAGCCGCGGTACGGCCACAACCTCACCCAGATGCTCGAGGCGATGGGCGAGGGCCGGATCACCACCGCGTACGTGATCGGCGAGAACCCTGTGCAGTCCGAGGCCGACACGCTGCACACGATCAAGCGGATGAGCATGCTCGACCACCTCGTGGTCCAGGACATCTTCCTGACCAAGACCGCGCAGATGGCCGACGTGGTGCTCCCCGCCGCCGCGGCCTGGTGCGAGTCCGAGGGCACCTTCACCAACAGCGAGCGCCGGGTGCAGCGGGTGCGCAAGGCGCTCAACCCGCCCGGCGAGGCCCGCGACGACATCGAGATCATCTGCGAGATCGCGCGCCGGCTCGGCCACGACTGGCGTTACGAGAGCGCCGAGGAGGTCTGGAACGAGCTGCGCTCGCTCTCCCCGATCCACCGCGGCATGACCTACGAGCGGCTGGAGAGGCTGCAGGGCATCCAGTGGCCGTGCTACTCGGAGGACTCCCTCGAGCCGCCGTTCCTGCACGGCCGGCTGTGGGAGGAGGACCCGGCCAAGCGCGGCAAGCCCGCCCCGTTCGCGGTGCTCAAGCACTCCCCGCCGGTCGACACGCTCACCGACGAGTACCCGATCCGGCTCACCACCGGCCGCCGGCTCGACTCGTACAACACCGGCGTGCAGTCGAGCGGGTTCGACTCGCCGCTGCGCAAGGGCGAGACGATCGACCTGTGCCCGGAGGACGCCGAGCGGCTCGGGGTCCGCGAGGGCGAGAAGGTGCGCATCACCTCGCGCCGCGCCTCGGTGATCGCCCCGGTGCGGATCGACCCGGGCCTGCGCCCGGGCCTGGCGTTCATGACCTTCCACTTCCCCGACGAGGTCGACACCAACAGCCTCACCATCGAGGCGACCTGCCCCGTCGCGGGAACCGCCGAGTACAAGGCGGCCGCCATCCGGGTGGAGAAGCTCGAACCTGCGCAGATCGGGTGA
- a CDS encoding NAD(P)H-dependent oxidoreductase subunit E, with amino-acid sequence MDIRFRDVEPTAEERAAVDALLGPAPSAWEGGERSERDLRVAVGGHAARERRDLLLPALHAVNDRVGWISEGALDYICRRLTIPPAEAYGVATFYSLFSTKPRPQAVLHVCTDIACQAKGADQVRQAVEERLGPPGLSWHPSPCLGLCERAPAALTLRAGETPSYTVYGPADPETVAEVAEVDEPPAERAVPQAGQDGLVLLRRVGVVDPASLDDYRAHGGYTALRRAFELGPAGVIREVLDSGLVGRGGAAFPTGRKWQATASRPDRPKYLVCNADESEPGTFKDRVIMEGDPYALIEAMTIAGYAIGASRGYLYIRGEYPRALRRLEHAIATARARGFLGERVMGQDFSFDIEIRRGAGAYICGEETAIFNSIEGRRGEPRSKPPFPVEKGLFGKPTVVNNVETLVNVPVILTMGAEAYRAIGTGGSTGPKLFCVSGTVRRPGVYELPFGATLRDLLELAGGVPEGRTLRAVLLGGAAGAFVRGDELDIPLTFEGTRAAGATLGSGVVLVLDDSVELPGILLRIAEFFREESCGQCVPCRVGTVRQHEALNRLRANGRSPDGDIALLREVGQAMRDASICGLGQTAWNAIESAIDRLGVFNATQGVADGRESS; translated from the coding sequence GTGGACATTCGTTTCCGTGACGTCGAACCCACCGCCGAGGAGCGCGCCGCCGTCGACGCGCTCCTCGGCCCGGCCCCGTCCGCCTGGGAGGGCGGCGAGCGCAGCGAACGCGACCTGCGCGTCGCCGTCGGCGGGCACGCCGCCCGGGAGCGCCGCGACCTGCTGCTCCCCGCCCTGCACGCGGTGAACGACCGCGTCGGGTGGATCAGCGAGGGCGCGCTCGACTACATCTGCCGCCGCCTCACCATCCCACCGGCCGAGGCGTACGGCGTGGCGACGTTCTACTCCCTGTTCTCCACCAAGCCGCGCCCGCAGGCCGTGCTGCACGTGTGCACCGACATCGCCTGCCAGGCGAAGGGCGCCGACCAGGTACGGCAGGCGGTCGAGGAGCGGCTCGGCCCGCCCGGGCTGTCCTGGCACCCGAGCCCGTGCCTCGGCCTGTGCGAGCGGGCCCCGGCCGCGCTCACCCTGCGCGCCGGCGAGACCCCCTCCTACACCGTGTACGGCCCGGCCGACCCGGAGACCGTCGCCGAGGTGGCCGAGGTCGACGAGCCGCCCGCGGAGAGGGCGGTGCCGCAGGCCGGGCAGGACGGCCTGGTCCTGCTGCGCCGCGTCGGCGTGGTGGACCCGGCGAGCCTCGACGACTACCGGGCGCACGGCGGCTACACGGCGCTGCGCCGGGCGTTCGAGCTCGGCCCCGCCGGGGTGATTCGCGAGGTGCTCGACTCCGGCCTGGTCGGCCGGGGCGGCGCGGCGTTCCCCACCGGCCGCAAGTGGCAGGCGACCGCGAGCCGGCCGGACCGGCCCAAGTACCTGGTGTGCAACGCCGACGAGAGCGAGCCGGGCACCTTCAAGGACCGGGTCATCATGGAGGGCGACCCGTACGCGCTCATCGAGGCGATGACGATCGCCGGGTACGCGATCGGCGCCTCCCGCGGCTACCTGTACATCCGCGGCGAGTACCCGCGGGCGCTGCGCCGCCTGGAGCACGCGATCGCCACCGCGCGGGCGCGCGGCTTCCTCGGCGAGCGGGTGATGGGCCAGGACTTCTCGTTCGACATCGAGATCCGCCGCGGCGCCGGGGCGTACATCTGCGGCGAGGAGACGGCGATCTTCAACTCGATCGAGGGCCGCCGCGGCGAGCCGCGCAGCAAGCCGCCGTTCCCGGTGGAGAAGGGCCTGTTCGGCAAGCCCACCGTGGTGAACAACGTGGAGACGCTGGTCAACGTCCCGGTGATCCTCACCATGGGCGCCGAGGCGTACAGGGCGATCGGCACCGGCGGCTCGACCGGCCCGAAGCTGTTCTGCGTCTCCGGCACGGTCCGCAGGCCCGGCGTGTACGAGCTGCCGTTCGGGGCGACGCTGCGCGACCTGCTCGAGCTCGCCGGCGGCGTGCCCGAGGGCCGCACCCTGCGCGCGGTGCTGCTCGGCGGCGCGGCCGGGGCGTTCGTGCGGGGCGACGAGCTCGACATCCCGCTCACCTTCGAGGGCACCCGCGCGGCGGGCGCGACCCTCGGCTCCGGCGTGGTGCTCGTGCTCGACGACAGCGTGGAGCTGCCCGGCATCCTGCTGCGCATCGCCGAGTTCTTCCGCGAGGAGTCGTGCGGCCAGTGCGTGCCCTGCCGGGTCGGCACGGTCCGGCAGCACGAGGCGCTGAACCGGCTCCGCGCCAACGGCCGCTCCCCCGACGGCGACATCGCGCTGCTGCGGGAGGTCGGCCAGGCGATGCGCGACGCCTCGATCTGCGGCCTCGGGCAGACCGCGTGGAACGCGATCGAGTCGGCGATCGACCGGCTGGGGGTTTTCAACGCGACGCAGGGCGTCGCCGACGGCAGGGAGAGCTCGTGA
- a CDS encoding 2Fe-2S iron-sulfur cluster-binding protein, with translation MRGVPVEPPRRLVEITVDGETVRVPEGSTILDACASLGKDIPTLCYGDTLTPKNACRVCVVEVEGARTLAPACSRKAEPGMVVGTDTERVRHSRKIVLELLASSVDLSTTPRAQEWIDEYGADPDRFGPDAEKLDRPAKVDNDLYVRDYDKCILCYKCVDACGEQWQNTFAIAVAGRGFDATISTEFDAPLPDSACVYCGNCIEVCPTGALSFKSEYDMRQDGTWDESRQTQVTTICSYCGVGCNLTLHVQDNRIVKVTSPHDNPVTHGNLCIKGRFGFQHVQNLPSSSKEG, from the coding sequence ATGAGGGGTGTTCCGGTGGAGCCGCCGCGGCGGCTCGTCGAGATCACGGTGGACGGCGAGACCGTCCGGGTGCCGGAGGGCTCGACGATCCTCGACGCCTGCGCCTCGCTCGGCAAGGACATCCCGACGCTGTGCTACGGCGACACGCTGACGCCGAAGAACGCCTGCCGGGTGTGCGTGGTCGAGGTGGAGGGCGCGCGCACGCTCGCCCCCGCCTGCTCCCGCAAGGCCGAGCCCGGCATGGTCGTCGGGACCGACACCGAGCGGGTGCGGCACAGCCGCAAGATCGTGCTGGAGCTGCTCGCCTCCTCGGTCGACCTGTCCACCACCCCGCGGGCGCAGGAGTGGATCGACGAGTACGGCGCCGACCCGGACCGGTTCGGCCCGGACGCCGAGAAGCTCGACCGCCCGGCGAAGGTGGACAACGACCTCTACGTGCGCGACTACGACAAGTGCATCCTGTGCTACAAGTGCGTGGACGCGTGCGGCGAGCAGTGGCAGAACACCTTCGCGATCGCGGTGGCCGGGCGCGGCTTCGACGCGACGATCTCCACCGAGTTCGACGCGCCGCTGCCCGACTCGGCGTGCGTCTACTGCGGCAACTGCATCGAGGTCTGCCCGACCGGCGCGCTGTCGTTCAAGTCCGAGTACGACATGCGCCAGGACGGCACCTGGGACGAGTCGCGGCAGACCCAGGTGACCACGATCTGCTCCTACTGCGGCGTGGGCTGCAACCTCACGCTGCACGTGCAGGACAACCGGATCGTCAAGGTCACCTCGCCGCACGACAACCCGGTGACCCACGGCAACCTGTGCATCAAGGGCCGCTTCGGCTTCCAGCACGTGCAGAACCTGCCGAGTTCCTCGAAGGAGGGGTAG
- the fdhD gene encoding formate dehydrogenase accessory sulfurtransferase FdhD yields MGRVTVRRRVMRVRDSAVSHRVDVLAAEEPLEIRVNGRPVTVTMRTPGHDFELAAGFLVSEGVIASPDDIAGMRYCAGALEDGMNTYNVLDLSLAPGVREPDTSLERNFYTTSSCGVCGKASLEAVRTVARWRIADDPLRLDPELVAALPERLRAAQQVFDRTGGLHAAGLFDASGEPLCVREDVGRHNAVDKVLGWAVQEGRLPLRSTVLMVSGRASFELVQKAVMGGIPALAAVSAPSSLAVELAAEEGLTLLGFVRGSSMNVYAGEHRMVA; encoded by the coding sequence GTGGGCAGGGTCACCGTGCGCCGCAGGGTGATGCGGGTGCGGGACTCGGCGGTCTCGCACCGGGTGGACGTGCTCGCCGCCGAGGAGCCGCTGGAGATCCGGGTGAACGGCAGGCCGGTCACCGTCACCATGCGGACGCCGGGGCACGACTTCGAGCTGGCCGCCGGGTTCCTGGTGAGCGAGGGCGTGATCGCCTCACCGGACGACATCGCCGGCATGCGGTACTGCGCCGGGGCGCTCGAGGACGGGATGAACACCTACAACGTGCTCGACCTCAGCCTCGCCCCCGGCGTACGGGAGCCGGACACCTCGCTGGAGCGCAACTTCTACACCACCTCCTCCTGCGGGGTGTGCGGGAAGGCGAGCCTGGAGGCGGTGCGGACGGTGGCCCGGTGGCGGATCGCGGACGACCCGCTGCGGCTCGACCCGGAGCTGGTGGCGGCCCTGCCCGAGCGGCTGCGGGCCGCCCAGCAGGTGTTCGACCGCACCGGCGGGCTGCACGCGGCCGGGCTGTTCGACGCCTCGGGCGAGCCGCTGTGCGTGCGCGAGGACGTCGGGCGGCACAACGCGGTGGACAAGGTGCTCGGCTGGGCCGTGCAGGAGGGGCGGCTGCCGCTGCGGTCGACCGTGCTCATGGTCTCCGGGCGGGCCTCGTTCGAGCTGGTGCAGAAGGCCGTGATGGGCGGCATCCCCGCGCTCGCCGCGGTGTCGGCGCCCTCGTCGCTCGCGGTGGAGCTCGCCGCCGAGGAGGGGCTGACCCTGCTGGGGTTCGTGCGCGGGTCGTCGATGAACGTGTACGCGGGCGAGCACCGCATGGTCGCCTGA
- a CDS encoding metal ABC transporter substrate-binding protein, whose translation MKRETSRHRPAFPTVSRSAVASRVAALRRPAAAIAGGLALLAATACGSPTGASGGSPGGDRPKVLAAFYPLEWVSARVAGSDAEVGTLTAPGVEPHDLELTPRQIAEIAEADLVVYLKGVQPAVDEAVAEHAPDRSFDVASVVGTIPAAEEPGHEEDEEGHGHEGTEYDPHLWLDPSRFATVATRLGDRLAEADAAHADGYRSRAAATAKELTDLDKEMSDGLADCARRTVVTSHAAFGYLAERYRLKQVGISGIDPESEPSPARLAEVAKVAKQEKITTIFTEDLVNPKVAEVLAAEVGAKTEVLNPIESRPETGDYLSAARENLARLRTALGCS comes from the coding sequence GTGAAGCGTGAAACCTCCCGCCATAGGCCCGCATTCCCCACCGTCTCCCGATCCGCGGTCGCGTCCCGCGTCGCCGCGCTGCGCCGCCCGGCCGCCGCGATCGCCGGCGGGCTCGCGCTGCTCGCGGCCACCGCGTGCGGCTCGCCGACCGGGGCGTCCGGCGGCTCGCCGGGGGGCGACCGGCCGAAGGTGCTCGCGGCCTTCTACCCGCTGGAGTGGGTGAGCGCGCGGGTCGCCGGGTCCGACGCCGAGGTGGGCACGCTCACCGCGCCCGGGGTCGAGCCCCACGACCTGGAGCTCACGCCCCGGCAGATCGCCGAGATCGCCGAGGCCGACCTCGTCGTCTACCTCAAGGGGGTGCAGCCCGCGGTCGACGAGGCGGTCGCCGAGCACGCCCCGGACCGGTCGTTCGACGTGGCGAGCGTGGTCGGCACGATCCCCGCCGCCGAGGAGCCCGGGCACGAGGAGGACGAGGAGGGCCACGGCCACGAGGGGACCGAGTACGACCCGCACCTGTGGCTCGACCCCTCCCGGTTCGCGACCGTCGCCACGAGGCTCGGCGACCGGCTCGCCGAGGCCGACGCCGCGCACGCCGACGGCTACCGGTCACGCGCCGCGGCCACCGCGAAGGAGCTCACCGACCTCGACAAGGAGATGAGCGACGGGCTCGCCGACTGTGCCCGCCGTACCGTGGTCACGAGCCATGCCGCGTTCGGCTACCTGGCGGAGCGGTACAGGCTCAAGCAGGTGGGCATCAGTGGCATCGACCCAGAAAGCGAACCTTCGCCCGCACGCCTGGCAGAGGTGGCGAAGGTGGCGAAGCAGGAGAAGATAACTACCATTTTCACCGAGGATCTCGTCAACCCGAAGGTGGCCGAGGTCCTCGCCGCAGAGGTGGGCGCGAAGACCGAGGTGCTCAACCCGATCGAGAGCCGCCCGGAGACGGGGGACTATCTGTCGGCGGCCCGGGAGAATCTCGCCCGCCTGCGGACCGCGCTCGGCTGCTCCTGA
- a CDS encoding metal ABC transporter ATP-binding protein, whose product MTGGRVTLDRRPVLRGIDLTVSEGEAVAILGANGSGKSTLVRALLGLVPLSGGTTLLYGVPPSRFRDWKRIGYVPQRLSVGGGVPATVREVVLSGRIARQRRWRRTTAEDKAAVADALEAMGLTARANDPVHALSGGQQQRVLIARALAGQPDVFVMDEPTAGVDAASQQALADVLATLVAKGRTVVLVMHELGPLEPLISRAVVLRDGVIVHDGKPPQAVGVHARPGHDHVHPHGPAERDELLRWTS is encoded by the coding sequence ATGACCGGCGGCCGGGTGACCCTCGACCGCCGGCCCGTGCTGCGGGGCATCGACCTGACCGTCTCCGAGGGCGAGGCGGTCGCGATCCTCGGCGCGAACGGCTCCGGCAAGTCCACCCTCGTCCGGGCGCTGCTCGGCCTCGTCCCGCTCTCCGGCGGCACCACCCTGCTGTACGGCGTGCCGCCGTCGCGCTTCCGCGACTGGAAGCGCATCGGGTACGTGCCGCAGCGCCTCTCGGTCGGCGGCGGGGTGCCCGCGACCGTGCGCGAGGTGGTGCTCAGCGGCCGGATCGCCCGGCAGCGGCGGTGGCGGCGCACCACCGCCGAGGACAAGGCCGCGGTCGCCGACGCGCTCGAGGCGATGGGCCTGACCGCCCGCGCGAACGACCCCGTGCACGCCCTCTCCGGCGGCCAGCAGCAGCGCGTGCTGATCGCCCGCGCGCTCGCCGGGCAGCCGGACGTGTTCGTCATGGACGAGCCCACCGCCGGGGTGGACGCGGCGAGCCAGCAGGCGCTCGCCGACGTGCTCGCCACGCTCGTGGCGAAGGGCCGTACCGTCGTGCTCGTCATGCACGAGCTCGGCCCGCTGGAGCCGCTCATCTCCCGGGCGGTGGTGCTGCGCGACGGGGTGATCGTGCACGACGGCAAGCCGCCGCAGGCGGTCGGCGTGCACGCTCGGCCCGGCCACGACCACGTGCACCCGCACGGCCCGGCCGAGCGCGACGAGCTGCTGAGGTGGACATCGTGA
- a CDS encoding metal ABC transporter permease yields the protein MMELLAFDFMRRALLAAVLVGLAAPAVGTFIVQRRLALLGDGVGHVALTGVALGFLTGTAPVLTAVVVSVLGAIAIELVRSRGRTGGDVALALLFYGGIAGGVLLIGLAPGGSNATLTSYLFGSISSVTDLDLWVIAIMAAAVLAVVALFGRELFVLCQDEEVAKASGLPVRFLSLLIAVTAALTVVIAMRVVGLLLVSALMVVPVATSQQLTRGFRATMLLSMAIGVAATVGGLTSAYYVDVAPGAAIVLIALAGFGAALTLGRFVRRSRTQESAP from the coding sequence GTGATGGAACTGCTCGCCTTCGACTTCATGCGGCGGGCGCTGCTCGCCGCGGTGCTCGTCGGGCTCGCCGCCCCGGCCGTGGGCACGTTCATCGTGCAGCGGCGGCTCGCGCTGCTCGGCGACGGCGTCGGGCACGTCGCGCTCACCGGCGTCGCGCTCGGCTTCCTCACCGGGACCGCGCCGGTGCTCACCGCGGTGGTCGTCTCGGTGCTCGGCGCGATCGCGATCGAGCTGGTGCGCAGCCGCGGCCGCACCGGCGGGGACGTCGCGCTCGCGCTGCTGTTCTACGGCGGCATCGCGGGCGGCGTGCTGCTCATCGGGCTCGCGCCGGGCGGCAGCAACGCCACCCTCACCTCCTACCTGTTCGGCTCGATCAGCAGCGTCACCGACCTCGACCTGTGGGTGATCGCGATCATGGCGGCGGCGGTGCTCGCGGTGGTGGCGCTGTTCGGGCGCGAGCTGTTCGTGCTCTGCCAGGACGAGGAGGTGGCCAAGGCGAGCGGGCTGCCGGTGCGGTTCCTCAGCCTGCTCATCGCGGTCACCGCGGCGCTCACCGTGGTCATCGCGATGCGCGTGGTGGGGCTGCTGCTGGTGAGCGCGCTCATGGTCGTGCCGGTGGCCACGAGCCAGCAGCTCACCCGGGGCTTCCGCGCCACCATGCTGCTGTCCATGGCGATCGGCGTGGCCGCCACGGTGGGCGGGCTCACCTCCGCCTACTACGTGGACGTCGCGCCCGGGGCCGCGATCGTGCTCATCGCCCTGGCCGGGTTCGGGGCGGCGCTGACCCTGGGTAGATTCGTACGGCGAAGCCGTACACAGGAGTCCGCACCATGA
- a CDS encoding Fur family transcriptional regulator, with translation MTTSRRQAVRKVLAASTSFRSAQDIYAEMRASGAKIGLTTVYRALQALSDAGEIDVLRTDDGEAVYRACATVSHHHHLVCRRCGKTVEVAGPDVERWAEAVGKEHGFTDVTHTVEVFGTCPSCAEEAKAG, from the coding sequence ATGACGACCAGTCGCCGGCAGGCCGTCCGGAAGGTACTCGCCGCAAGCACCTCGTTCCGGAGCGCGCAGGACATTTACGCCGAGATGCGGGCGTCGGGAGCCAAGATCGGCCTGACGACGGTCTACCGCGCGCTGCAGGCGCTCAGCGACGCCGGGGAGATCGACGTGCTGCGCACCGACGACGGCGAGGCCGTCTACCGCGCGTGCGCGACGGTGAGCCACCACCACCATCTCGTGTGCCGCCGCTGCGGGAAGACCGTCGAGGTGGCCGGGCCGGACGTGGAGCGGTGGGCCGAGGCGGTCGGCAAGGAGCACGGGTTCACCGACGTGACTCACACCGTCGAGGTGTTCGGCACCTGCCCCTCCTGCGCCGAGGAGGCCAAGGCGGGCTGA
- a CDS encoding DMT family transporter, protein MRRTPTVGKTIPVLVAVAGALVISTSGPLVRLSEATPATSALFRCGYAVPALAALAWWERRRLGAMSWRECRRAWLAGVFFALDLLFWHLSIGYIGAGLATVLGNLQVVIVAFAAWALLGERPSARIAVATPVVLGGAVLISGAFDAAPYGEDPALGVLFGLLTSLTYAAYLLVLRAGSGTGRRAAGPLAHATAVATVAIAALSPLFGGADLRPEWPTHGWLLLLALGPQVLGWVLITYSLPRQPAALTALILLIQPVTTVALSAVLLGERPSALQLAGCVAVALGVLYGSRPARQPALASSAQEGQVPNTSTV, encoded by the coding sequence ATGCGCCGCACGCCGACTGTTGGGAAGACTATCCCCGTTCTCGTCGCCGTGGCGGGCGCTCTGGTGATCTCGACATCGGGGCCGCTCGTGCGGCTCTCCGAGGCCACCCCGGCCACGTCCGCGTTGTTCCGGTGTGGCTACGCGGTGCCCGCGCTCGCCGCGCTCGCCTGGTGGGAGCGGCGGCGGCTCGGCGCGATGTCGTGGCGCGAGTGCCGCCGTGCCTGGCTCGCCGGGGTGTTCTTCGCCCTCGACCTGCTGTTCTGGCACCTGTCCATCGGGTACATCGGGGCCGGGCTCGCCACCGTGCTCGGCAACCTGCAGGTGGTGATCGTGGCGTTCGCCGCCTGGGCGCTGCTCGGCGAGCGCCCCTCGGCCCGGATCGCGGTGGCCACGCCGGTGGTGCTCGGCGGGGCCGTGCTCATCTCCGGAGCCTTCGACGCCGCGCCGTACGGGGAGGACCCGGCGCTCGGCGTGCTGTTCGGCCTGCTCACCTCGCTCACCTACGCCGCGTACCTGCTCGTGCTGCGCGCCGGGTCGGGCACCGGCCGCCGCGCCGCCGGGCCGCTCGCGCACGCCACCGCGGTCGCCACGGTCGCGATCGCGGCGCTGAGCCCGCTGTTCGGCGGCGCCGACCTGCGCCCGGAGTGGCCGACGCACGGCTGGCTGCTGCTGCTCGCGCTCGGCCCGCAGGTGCTCGGCTGGGTGCTGATCACCTACTCGCTGCCCCGGCAGCCCGCCGCGCTCACCGCGCTGATCCTGCTCATCCAGCCGGTGACCACGGTGGCGCTGTCGGCCGTGTTGCTCGGTGAGCGCCCCTCGGCGCTCCAGCTCGCCGGCTGCGTCGCGGTCGCCCTCGGCGTGCTGTACGGCTCGCGCCCGGCCCGTCAGCCCGCCTTGGCCTCCTCGGCGCAGGAGGGGCAGGTGCCGAACACCTCGACGGTGTGA
- a CDS encoding CGNR zinc finger domain-containing protein: MAFSHDMAHSLATVVELINTAPETHGEEALCDLSDLADFLARRQVSGIGALERRDLDEVRAVRAAFHEVCTAPDREGVITRLNALLSGTRITPRLTEHDGHPLHIHYFAPGSSVAEHLAAECAIALAYLLVENEWERLRTCAAPDCSHIFIDESRNRSRVYCDSRTCGNRMHVAAYRARRRA, from the coding sequence ATGGCCTTCAGTCATGACATGGCGCATTCGCTCGCGACCGTGGTGGAGCTGATCAACACCGCCCCGGAGACCCACGGCGAGGAGGCGCTCTGCGACCTGTCCGACCTTGCGGACTTCCTTGCCCGCAGGCAGGTGAGCGGCATCGGCGCGCTGGAGCGGCGCGACCTCGACGAGGTGCGCGCGGTGCGGGCCGCGTTCCACGAGGTGTGCACCGCGCCGGACCGGGAGGGCGTGATCACCCGGCTCAACGCGCTGCTCAGCGGCACCCGGATCACGCCCCGGCTCACCGAGCACGACGGCCACCCGCTGCACATCCACTACTTCGCGCCCGGCTCCTCGGTCGCCGAGCACCTCGCCGCCGAGTGCGCGATCGCCCTCGCCTACCTGCTGGTGGAGAACGAGTGGGAGCGGCTGCGCACCTGTGCCGCCCCCGACTGCTCGCACATCTTCATCGACGAGTCGCGCAACCGGTCCCGCGTCTACTGCGACAGCCGTACCTGCGGGAACCGGATGCACGTGGCCGCCTACCGGGCCCGTCGCCGGGCCTGA